The following nucleotide sequence is from uncultured Draconibacterium sp..
AAAGCAACGAAATGACCTATAATTTCGAACGTGGAGAATACGAGCTTACTTTATTGCTTAAACAGGGGTATTATAATTATATCTACGTTTATGTGCCGCAGGGATCAAAAGTGGCCGATCATACCAATATTGAAGGAAGCTTTTGGGAAACCAATAACGATTATCAGATTCTGGTATATTACCGCGATCTAGCCGGCCGTTACGACAGACTGGTTGGTTTCCGACAATTAAATTCAGTAATTAACAGGTATTAAATATCGTTTGGTGAAGGCTGACCGTTTGAGTTAGTGAACGATTTGCATATAACCGCGACCATCATTAAAAGGTATCGTAAACCAGAAATTACTTCCTTTATCAACTTTCGATTCAAATTCGAGCTCTCCACCCAACAGTGTTACATAATGCTGGGCAATTGGCAGTCCAATTCCGGATCCTGAAGTAGACTGGTTGATGGAATTCTGTACACGGTAAAAACGGCTAAAAATGTGTTCGTTATCTTCCTCAGGAATACCAATTCCCGTATCGGCAACATAAAATTTCACAAAGTCGTTGCGTACCATCTCAAAACCGAAAGTAACCTGTCCGTTTAAAGTGTATTTCACGGCATTGTCAACCAAAATTGTAATCACTTCTTTAAGCAGTTGACGATCGGTTGAAAAGCCAAATTCAGGGGTAGCAACGTCTGTTTTCAAGCTGATACGAATATCCTTGCTATCGGGAAGTTCGGCAAAATAGGCATTGTAAATTTCGCGAAGCAGCGGATTTATTTTGCAGAAAGCCGTATTAACCGGAATATTCTCTGTTTCAATTTTTGCAAGGTGAATGGTATTGTCGATCATATTCAGTAACTGCTGACCGTTTTGTGTGATGGCTTCGGTGAGTTCCAGTCGTTCCAGTCCGTCGAGCGAATCGTCGGCCAACATCCGCGTAAAGTTGGAGATAATGTTCATTGGTGTACGAATCTCGTGCGACAGATTGGCGAGGAAAGCCGATTTTAACCGATCCGATTCTTCCGCTTTCACGAGCGCTTTTTCCAGACCGAATTCAGCTGTTTTGCGTTTGGTAATATCACGTGCTACCGAAATTACGGCGTTGGCATTTAGTTTGGCCAGCCTCATTTCGAACATAAATGTTCCGTTTGGTGTATTTAACGAATATTCAATACTTTCAATCGAATCGTTTTTTATACAGTGCTGAATACAGGAGTAAATTTTATTGGCCATTTTATCCGGGAATCCGGCGTTAAAAATAGAGCTGCCAATAATATTCGAGTCTTCAATCTTAAACAGGTCGCCTTCTTTAATTACAAAGTCTTCGTAAATACCGTCCTTATCAATTACAAAGAAAATATCAGGAATTGCTTCAAGCAGTACTTTGTAACGTCGTTTGCTGGCTTCAAGGTCTGCAATCTGTTTTTTGATTTTACTAATGTCTTCAAAAACCAGGTAGTACGAATTATACGAAGGATTTATTACCTGAATTTTGTACCATTTGTCGAGGTCATTGGCATAAAACTCAGTAACACTCTTTTTGTTGAAAAGAACGGTTTTATTTACATCAAACCGGCCTTTAAAAATCAGGTCGAATACGTATTCTGCTTCCTGCTCCTGTACTTCGTATAAATTGCGTTTAAAAGCCGCTTCAAATGCGTTGTTAATTTTTTCAACCACCAGGTTGGTGATATTTCCGTCTTCGTCACGTACAGCACGCAGTCGAGCAATAAGGAACGATGTGTTTTGTAAAACACGGTTGACTGCTTCGTTTTTGGATTCAATTTCTTCGGTAAGAGCTTCGATGTTTGTAATCAGTTTTTTACGGAGATAGAATGTCACCAGGAAAAAGGCCGTGAATATTAAAATCGGGTTGCTGGCAAAGGGATCGAAATAGCTAAATGCATCGCTTAAATGTCCGGCTTTGAACAGCTGGAAACAAATGAGCGCCAACGATACAAAAAAGTAAAGAATAACCCGAAATTCCATCATCGAGAAATAGTACAGAAAAACCAGTCCGGCCATTAGCCACCATACCGAAAGATGTACTGTTTCAATTAATGGTGCATGCTGTGTTAAATCTGAGATGTAATAGGCATAGATAAAAACGGGTAACGAAAAAATAACATTGGTGGCACAATTCTTTTTTGCATTAAAAGTGCAAACTATTGCTAAAATTGAAACCGATAGAAGAAGAAGATAACCCACCAGATCGTTTTTGGGGGCTGAAAGTATTAACTCCCGAGTGGTAAAAAATAGCGACAGTACACCTGCAACTCCCCAAAACAATAGAAGCTGAAAAAGCTGCCTTTTTTCATTATCAGTTTTAGCAGCCCAGAATTTTTCTGCTAATATTTTATATATTCTTTTTAACAATAATGTAAAAATATTAAAAAACAGGTACGTCCTGCCAAAACAAACGATTTTTCGGGGAAATATTGTCAAAATGGGAATCCGAAAACCTGATTTTTGTTTTGTTTTCGGTGTTCTTTCTTCTAAATGTTTGGCTATAAGTAGGTTGATTTCTTCGGTATTTTTCGATCATGATTTTTGTTATGCTTTGAGAGAATGCGATTTTTTAGTTTTGCATAAACAGATCAGAAGAATTACAAACGATAAATATTGAAGAATTATGCCAAAAGGAATTTACAACGTTCCGGTTGCTAAAAACGAACCGGTTTTAAGTTATGCTCCGGGATCTCCGGAAAGAGCAGAGCTGCAGGCTAAATTGCAGGAGTTGCGCTCGGAAGAACTCGATCAGCCAATGATTATTGGTGGAAAAGAAGTTTATACCGACAGAAAAGTAAGAATGTTTCCACCTCACGAAATTGCGCATACTTTAGGATATTATAACCAGGGCGATGCCAGCCACGTTGAAATGGCTATTGATGCTGCTTTGGCAGCCAGAGAAGAATGGGCAAACCTGTCGTGGCAACACCGCGCTTCAATTTTCCTGAAAGCGGCCGATCTTTTGGCAGGCCCATATCGTGCAAAAATCAATGCTGCATCGATGTTGGGACAATCAAAAAATGCTTTCCAGGCAGAAATTGATGCGGCTTGCGAGTTCGCAGACTTTTTACGTTTTGGCGTTCAGGTAATGACTGAGATTTACAAAATCCAGCCCGAGTCGGCAAAAGGTATCTGGAACTATAACGAATATCGTCCGTTGGAAGGTTTTATTTATGCCTTAACACCATTCAACTTTACATCAATCGCCGGAAACCTTCCTGCAGCACCTGCTATGATGGGTAATGTTGCTGTTTGGAAACCATCGAAAACTGCTGTTTATTCAGCTGGCGTAATCATGGAGATCTTTAAAGAAGCCGGTTTACCTGATGGTGTTATCAACCTGGTTTATGCTTCAGGTCCTGTTGCTGCCGATACTGTGCTTACTCACCCTGATTTTGCCGGAATTCACTTCACCGGTTCAACAGCTGTATTCCAAAGCATATGGAAAACCATCGGCGAGAACATTTACAAATACAAATCATATCCGCGTATTGTAGGTGAAACTGGTGGTAAAGACTTCATTTTTGCTGATCCTACAGCTAAAAAACGCGAACTGGCCATTGCAATGTTGCGTGGTGCTTTCGAATACCAGGGGCAAAAATGTTCTGCAGCTTCAAGATGTTACGTTCCTGCAAGTATCTGGCCGGAGGTAAAAGAGATTTTTGGAGCCGAACTGGCTACCGTAAAAATGGGACCGGTTGAAGATTTCACCAACTTCGTAAATGCCGTTATCGACGAATCGTCGTTTGATAAACTGAAAGGTTTTATCGATCGTGCAAAAGAAGACGAAGATGCAGAAGTTATCTTTGGCGGAAACTGTGATAAATCAGTTGGTTATTTTGTTGAGCCAACAGTTATTCTGGCTAAAAAACCAGATTACATTACCATGAAAGAAGAGTTGTTTGGTCCGGTTCTTACTGTCTACGTTTACGAAGACGAAGATATGGATGCAACACTTGACCTTGTTGATACAACTTCGATTTATGCACTTACTGGTGCTGTTTGGTCGCAAAGCCGTTACAACATTGAGAAGATTGCCAAACGTTTGGAGAACTGTGCCGGCAACTTCTACATTAACGACAAGCCAACAGGTGCTGTTGTTGGTCAGCAGCCATTTGGAGGCGCTCGTGGTTCGGGTACCGACGATAAAGCAGGTTCTATCTTCAATATGCTTCGTTGGACTGCAATCCGCACTATCAAAGAAAACTTTGTACCACCGGTAGATTATACTTATCCGAACTTTCAGCCGGATAATGAATAAAATATTAAATACCTGAGTTACTTTAAGTTCAAAATCAGGTTATTAAGGTTATACTGTTGAAAAGGGGAATCGGAATTGTTCGGTTCCTCTTTTTTTTGGTCGCGAAAGATTCTACTTTTGTAACAACTTTTAAGGAACATGAACAAGGAAATATTTAAATCCGGAATTTTCAAAAGCATCGGTAATAAGTTTGTTATCGCCTTTATTCTTTTTGCTGTCTGGATTATATTCTTTGATGAAAACAGCATTGTTTCTCATGTGAAAAGCAAGCGCCAGCTAAACGAGTTGAAACAACAAAAAGAGTATTACCAGGAACGTATTGCCTCCGACAGGCAAAAGCTTCAGGACCTGAATAAAGGAAAAGAAGAACTGGAAAAATTTGCCCGGGAACAGTACCAGATGTCGAAACCGGACGAGGATGTTTTTATTATTGTTGAAGAAGAGTAGATACGATTTTGGTAAACAATAATTTCCTGCGATTAGAACATTCTGTTAATAAATCCGTTACAAAGTAGTGTAAGAGAAACAGCTATTTGATAGCCAATATAAATTTCTTATATTGCTTCTAGAATGAATGAGAATCTTGACATATTCAGAATAAAATCGAACAACGTTGCACCACAAAAGGGACGAATATTGATTGCTGAACCATTTTTGGCCGGTAATTATTTCAACCGTTCTGTGGTATTTTTAGTTGCCTACAGCAAAAAAGGCGCGGTGGGTTTTATTTTGAATAAAAAGGTAGATTTTCCTGTGCAAGATGCTTTCCCTGACTTTCCTGATTTTAATGCCGATGTTTATTTAGGTGGTCCGGTTTCTACCGATTCAGTTTATTTTATACATAAACTGGGCGATAAGCTGCCCGGCAGTATTCATGTGTTGGGCGACTTGTATTGGGGAGGCGATTTTGAGGTGTTAAAGAGAGACATTCGCAGCGGAAAAATAAATACTTCAGATATCCGGTTTTTCCTTGGCTATTCAGGCTGGGATGGTGGTCAGTTAGAAGCTGAATTAAAGGAAGATTCATGGCTGGTAACCGATGTCGATCAGAACGAAGTAATGAAAGATTTGAGTGAATCTTCGTGGTTCGATTTTGTGAAAAAAGCCGGTAACCGTTATTCGGTGTGGGAAAATTTTCCTGAGAATCCCGCGCTTAACTAAACACTTTCATTTCTGATTTTCAGTTTTCCTTTTTAGAAATTGATTTAAAGCAGCATAAATCCGGTCGGTGTATTGATGCACGTATCTGCGGTTCTCAAATCCCAAAACCCATTGTATTCCTTTCATTTCAGAGGCAAAGAATATTTCATCCATTTGCAGCAGGTGTTTGCTTTCCAAATCATCGGTTTCTACCACTTTTATGTTTATTTCATTCGCAAATCGAATAATTTCCGCACGAATTACATCGGTGTAGCAACCCGTTTTTATTGACGGCGTATAAAGTACATTCTCTTTCACCATAAAAATATTGGCAGCGATGCCTTCGCAAATCACATGCTTTTCATTTAGAATAACTGCTGCAGGATTTGTGTTATCCATAAATTCTGCACCGACCTGTTTCCAAAATGTTGATTTACCAAATCGCGAGTTGTTGTTTTGCGAATGACTTAACAATTTCATTTCTGAAATATCGATAAGAAATCCTTGCGCATTTATTTGGAAATCGAAATCTTCGAAAGCTTTACAGGTAACCAGGTACTCCATTTTTTCTTCAGCGATAAAGAACTGAAATGTAATAAGGCCTGTTCGGAAGAAACGGTTCTTATTCAGCATCCGTTTTAGCAGTCTGAACAATTCCCGACGGTTTTTAAACAGATTTGGAAGATCCTGACCAAGTATTTTTAGTTCGATTTCCAGAATATCGATGTTTTCGTCGAGCAGCGGAATGCCGCCAAAACCAAACCAAATGTTGTGTTTATACACATCGGGCGTGTTTAACAGAAAAGGAGTAAGGTTGACTTCAGTTTCTTTTAGAATGTGACTATTTGCCAGCAGGTAGGCCATAAACTACAGGAACGAAAACAAATTGTCGATAAAGCGGGTGAATAAATCGGGCTTTAACAAAATTGGAAAAATAAAACCGAAAACGGCTCCTAAAAAGTGAGCATCATGAGCAACATTGTCCGATTGTCGTTTACTCATTTGGTAGGAGTAAAAAAGGTACCCGGCGGCAAACAGAATACCCGGAATAGGAATAACTGCAAATAAATACAAGGGCTCCCAGGGCTGGAAAAATATAGTTGCAAACAACACCGCAGAAACAGCACCCGAAGCGCCAACTGCGTTGTAGTAATAGTTGTTTTTATGTTTTATCAGGCTCCAGATATTGGAGGCCAGAATCCCGCCGAAATACAGAAGTAAAAAATAGGCTGTTGCTTTATTGCCAAAATAATGGTCGAAGTAAACCACGGTATTTCGTCCGAAAAAATAGAGCACCAGCATGTTTACCCACAAATGCGACCAGTTGGCATGAACAAAGGCGTGGCTCACTAAACGATAGTATTCGTTACGGTGGATAATTTGCGCCGCATTAAATTGCAACTTTGCCGATAACTCGCGGTTTTGAAAGGCAATGTATGAAATAACGGCAGTTACGCCGATGATGAACCAAACTATCATTAGTGTAAAATTTTATAAATCATTTCTTTTTGCAAGTCTCCGGTTTCAACCATTGTTGATACGTTAAAACCCTTACTTTTCATGTCGTATTCACGCAAAATACCCATTATTTCGTAAAGCTTGGTTGGAGAGTAGCGCTTGGCTGCTGAAACGTACTCTTTTACAAAAAATGGATGAACGCGAAGTTCGGCAGCAACATTTCGTTCCGATTTGTCTTTTAGGAAATGATAGGTAAACAGTTTTGAAAAGTAGAAATACAGCCCGGCAACGGTTTTCTGTATCGGATTTAATGTTGGGTTAGATCCAAAATAATTGATGATACGATTAGCTTTTAGCACATTCTTTTCTCCCAATGCATTCTGAAGCTCAAGAATGTTAAACTCTTTGCTCAGCCCGATATTCTTCTCAATATGTTCGGGAGTGATTTTGGTGGTGTCTTTTACTGCAATTACCAGTTTGTTTAATTCGTTGGCAATTTTGCTTAAATCCGTTCCCAAATACGAAGTGAGCAATAAAGCGGCTTGCGGCGTTATGGTGTAATTGTGGGTTCTCAAAAAACCATCGATCCAGCCCGGAATTTTGTTTTCGTACAATTTCTTTGAGGTAAATAGTACGCCGTTCTTTTTAATGGCTTTGGCCAGTTTTGTTCTCGAATCGAGGTTTTTATACTTATAAGCCAACACCAAAATAGTTGAAGCCAGCGGCTTTTCTGCATACGAAGTAAGCGTGTCGATTTTGCTCAGGCTTTGCGCTTCTTTCACAATAATCACCTGTTTGCTGGCCATCATCGGGAAGCGGAACGATGCTTCTACTATGGTAACCGGATCCGAATCTTTTCCATAAAATATGGTTTGGTTAAATCCTTTTTCAGCATCAGTCAGCACATTGTCTTCAATATAATCCGATAGCTCATCGATAAAATAAGCTTCTTCACCCTGAAGCAAATAAATAGGATGGTAGATGCCTTTTTTCAGGTTTTGCAGTATGTCGCTATAATCCATTTTAAAATCGTAAATGTTTTACAGAAAGTCCGTGGTTTTTAATTTCCAGCAAGGCATCAATACCGGCCTGAATATGCCTTTCCACATAGGAGGAAGAAACATATTGATCGCTTTTGTCGGTTTTTACGCCGGTAGAGATCATGGGCTGATCGGATACCAGTAACAAAACTCCGGTAGGTATTTGGTTGGCAAAACCAACGGTAAACAGGGTTGCTGTTTCCATGTCGATGGCCATTGCCCTTGTTTTTTTGAGGTATTTTTTAAACCGGTTGTCGAACTCCCAAACCCTGCGGTTGGTGGTTAACACCACGCCTGTCCAGTAATCCTGCTCTGAATTTCGGAGAATATGCGAAACCGCACGTTGTAGGTTAAATGCAGGTAATGCAGGTACTTCCGGTGGCAGATAATCTGCCGATGTTCCGTCGCCACGGATGGCAGCAATGGGAAGGATAAAATCTCCCAACTGATTTTTCTTTTTTAAACCACCACATTTTCCCAGAAACAAAACAGCTTTTGGGTGAATTGCACTAAGTAAGTCCATCACGGTGGCCGCGTTAGGGCTTCCCATTCCAAAGTTGATCATGGTAATGCCTTCGGCAGTTGCATTGGGCATATTTTTATCAGTCCCTTCAACCGGAACCTCAAATTTACGTGCAAAGCGATCCACGTAATCCTGAAAATTAGTGAGCAAAATATACTGGCCAATTTCGTCTAGTTTTTTGCCGGTATATCGCGGTAGCCAGTTGTCAACAATTTCTTTTTTCGTCTTCATAAGCTGAATTATTCTACCTTTGAACAAATAGGAATTCCTTTGGTTTTAAGGCGAACACAAATGTACATTTTTAGAGCTCGCCAGCCAAGTTCATTTAATAAGTTATTAAGAAGATTATGTACAAACTGAATTTGCCGGAATATACTTTCCGAACAAAAACAGAAAATGGTAAAACCTTGATATTTGATTTGATACGGAAAAAATTTGTGGTGTTGACGCCGGAAGAGTGGGTACGCCAGAATTTTATTCAATATTTGATACAGGAACGAAATTATCCGCAGAATTTGATGGCTGTGGAAAAGCAAATTAAGGTAAACCAGCAACAACGCCGTTTCGATTTGCTTGTTTATCAACGTAACGGAAATCCACACCTGATTGCTGAATTTAAGGCTCCTAACGTAAAAATTACGCAGAATGCTTTTGATCAGGTGGTACGTTATAACATGGCTTTACGCGTTGAGAGGGTAGTGGTGTCGAACGGAATGCAGCATTTCGCTTGCGAGATCGACTACGAAAAGAACAGCTATTCTTTTTTGAAAGAAATACCAACATTTTAACAATAACCTTTTCCGGACTGATCCATTTTAACCCAAAAACTTTTGATAAAAAAGCTCATCTTTCCAGCCGGAGAAAGTTTTAATCCAGTCTTTTTTGATGCCGCTTCGTGTAAATCCTGCTTTTTCGAACAACTGTATGCTTCCCCAATTATCGGAAGTGATGTTGGCGTACAATTGTCTTAATCCCAGAAATTCAAACGAATAGTTGGATAAGGCTTCCAATGCATCGCTGGCGTATCCTTTTTTGCGGTCATCGCTTTTGTGTATCAGAATACCAACTCCTGCCCGCATGTGAAAGGGCTCAAAGTCAAATAAATCAATGGCTCCAACAGGTTTGCTTTCGATGGTCTCGATTACCAGTCGAAGTTGTTTGGTTTCATAAATATCTTTTGCCGATTCCAAGAGGTATTGGGCAAGAATGTGTTTCGAGAATGGAGTTTTGGTGTTGCTCACTTCCCAAATCTCGGTGTTGTTTTCCCATTGGTACAACAGGTCTATGTCCTCCGGTTCAAGGGGCCGGAGAACTATTTTTCCAAAACTTAGCTTTTCTTTCATCTATTTAGCTTTTTATGATTATCGGTCAAGATGTTTCCAGCCTTTCAACATAAGCTCAATGTCGGAAAGCAAATTGTAATCTTTTGCATACAGTCGGTTTAGCTGAGCCGATTTTTCTCTATCCAACGGTAATCCCGGAAATCGATCTCCCGGATTTAAAATTCCTTCTTTTATTGTCGGAAGTTTACTCTCGGTAGCAACGCCAGGAATGTACCCGATCCAGGATTTCTTCCCGGTAATTACGCGTAAAATATTTTGAATGAAGTTTCCTTTTTTTGTTGTAAACCATATCAAAACCGGACTAGTGCATAGAATCAATAGTGCAGCTAGCAGATCAAACAATCTTTTTTTACGCTTGTTGCCCAATTTTGAAATGGCATTCAGATTCACCACGTAAAGGTCGCCGGCAGTGTGAATGGAATTACTCCCGATGATACTTGCACTTTCGGGAGGTGCAATCTTGTAATCAACATCCAGGCGACTCAGGTCAAGCATTGCTTTTATGATCTCGGCCGAACTGATGTTTTCTGCACAAAATACAATTTCATCAATACGGTTAATCCGAATAATCTCTTCCAGCTGGCTTAACTCGCCCATGTAATTTTGTCCTTTATCGCTACTGTCGAGGGCAATAAATCCTGCCATTTGCGACCGAATCCGGGTTTCTTCCAGAATTTGTTGAACACGGCGTGCTTCTTTCGAATGGCCTACAATCGCGATTTTACGTGTGCGCTGCGAGTAAAGTCTGAAATCACTAAGTTTAAGTGAGTGTCCCATCAAGCGGTAGGCGATAAGAACGATTCCCGACCAGGCAGTGCCCAATAAAATTAATGCGCGCGAAAAGCGGTACTGTTCATCAACCAGCGAATAGGCCAGCAGTAGAGAAATCAATCCCCAAAGTATTCCACGGCCCACTTTGTATATGCTCATGGGCTTTCTGTATCCTCCCGAAAACTTAATGCCAAACAGAAAAAACAAGCTGTAAACCGGTACCACAAAATGTATAAATTCGGACGGATAATAATCGGACTGATGAAACCTGAATTGCTCCCAGGTTGGTGTGATCAACCAAAATCCGCCAAAAATCAGCAAAGCATCAACAACCGGAATATATATTTTTTGCAGTACTCGTTTTGCGGCCGATAACAAAGCCCGGAAATAAATGGCAAGGTGAATCAGCAGAGCAAATACACTTGCTTTACTTTCCGAAAAATGTTTGTGCGCAAAAATGATCATGGCATTGTAAAATACCTTCACATAATTCAGCGAACCTTTTTTTGTGCTTTCTCCTTTGTAGTGGATAATTGTGGTTTCGGGGTAGTAATAATTTTTATAACCGCCTTTTTGAATACGATACGAAAGATCAATGTCTTCGCCGTACATAAAAAAAGATTCATCCAGCAGTCCAACCTTGTCAAGTACTGATTTGCGCAGTAACATAAAAGCACCTGCCAGCACATCAATTTCTTGAACTTCATCCCGACTGAGGTAGGAGAGATGATATTTTCCGAATTTGCGTGATTTTGGGAAAAGCTTCGAAAGGCCAAATATTTTATAAAATGCCACCCAGGGAGTTGGTAATCCCCGTTTTGATTCTGGGAGGAAAACTCCTTTACCATCAATCATTTTTACACCAAGACCACCTGCATCGGGATGTGTTTCCATAAACGAAATTACCTTTTCAAAGGTATCTTCCTCAACAACGGTGTCAGGATTCAACAACAAAACATATTTCCCGTTTGCCTTCCGAATGGCCTGGTTATTCGCGCGTGAAAAACCTAGGTTTTCCGTGTTTTGGATGAATGTAATAGTGGGAAACTTTTCAGTAATCAGTTGTGCTGAGCCATCAACCGAGTTATTATCAACAACAAATACTTCGCCCTGTACATTCTGCAAAGCCTTCTCAATCGAGTGGAGGCACTGTTCCAGAAAATACTTTACGTTGTAGTTGACAATAACGATTGAAATATCCATTGTTCAGCGCTGGCGTTTTCAAAAAGGCTGGTTAGCTATAATGTTACCGGCCAGGGAAATCGACTTTTTAGTTGCTAAATAAACACTCTCAAATGTAAGGTTTCCTTTTCATAACAAAAAGAAACCGGCTTTCTGAAACGTAATTTATTTTCCCAACGAACTTTCGAAGGGAACGCGGTTCATCAACGAACGGCCAAGTGTAATCTCATCAGTGTATTCCAGCTCGTCGCCGATAGAAACACCTCGGGCCAGTGTGGAGATTTTTACTTCTTTACCTTTTAATTTTCGGTAGATGTAAAAGTTCGTGGTGTCGCCTTCCATGGTGGTTGATAGCGCCAGGATAATTTCAACCACCTTTCCTGAATCTACCCTTTCAATCAGCGAATCGATTTCCAGCTCGGCCGGGCCAATTCCATCCATGGGGGATATTATGCCTCCCAATACGTGGTAAAGTCCGTTAAACTGGTGAGTATTTTCCACCGACATTACATCACGAATATTTTCTACCACACAAATTACACTTTCGTTGCGCGACGGATTGGCGCAAATCTGGCATGTGTCGTTATCCGAAATATTATGGCAAATTTTACAGTGTTTAATTTCGTTTCGTAGTTGTATC
It contains:
- a CDS encoding PAS domain-containing sensor histidine kinase, yielding MLKRIYKILAEKFWAAKTDNEKRQLFQLLLFWGVAGVLSLFFTTRELILSAPKNDLVGYLLLLSVSILAIVCTFNAKKNCATNVIFSLPVFIYAYYISDLTQHAPLIETVHLSVWWLMAGLVFLYYFSMMEFRVILYFFVSLALICFQLFKAGHLSDAFSYFDPFASNPILIFTAFFLVTFYLRKKLITNIEALTEEIESKNEAVNRVLQNTSFLIARLRAVRDEDGNITNLVVEKINNAFEAAFKRNLYEVQEQEAEYVFDLIFKGRFDVNKTVLFNKKSVTEFYANDLDKWYKIQVINPSYNSYYLVFEDISKIKKQIADLEASKRRYKVLLEAIPDIFFVIDKDGIYEDFVIKEGDLFKIEDSNIIGSSIFNAGFPDKMANKIYSCIQHCIKNDSIESIEYSLNTPNGTFMFEMRLAKLNANAVISVARDITKRKTAEFGLEKALVKAEESDRLKSAFLANLSHEIRTPMNIISNFTRMLADDSLDGLERLELTEAITQNGQQLLNMIDNTIHLAKIETENIPVNTAFCKINPLLREIYNAYFAELPDSKDIRISLKTDVATPEFGFSTDRQLLKEVITILVDNAVKYTLNGQVTFGFEMVRNDFVKFYVADTGIGIPEEDNEHIFSRFYRVQNSINQSTSGSGIGLPIAQHYVTLLGGELEFESKVDKGSNFWFTIPFNDGRGYMQIVH
- the pruA gene encoding L-glutamate gamma-semialdehyde dehydrogenase, with the protein product MPKGIYNVPVAKNEPVLSYAPGSPERAELQAKLQELRSEELDQPMIIGGKEVYTDRKVRMFPPHEIAHTLGYYNQGDASHVEMAIDAALAAREEWANLSWQHRASIFLKAADLLAGPYRAKINAASMLGQSKNAFQAEIDAACEFADFLRFGVQVMTEIYKIQPESAKGIWNYNEYRPLEGFIYALTPFNFTSIAGNLPAAPAMMGNVAVWKPSKTAVYSAGVIMEIFKEAGLPDGVINLVYASGPVAADTVLTHPDFAGIHFTGSTAVFQSIWKTIGENIYKYKSYPRIVGETGGKDFIFADPTAKKRELAIAMLRGAFEYQGQKCSAASRCYVPASIWPEVKEIFGAELATVKMGPVEDFTNFVNAVIDESSFDKLKGFIDRAKEDEDAEVIFGGNCDKSVGYFVEPTVILAKKPDYITMKEELFGPVLTVYVYEDEDMDATLDLVDTTSIYALTGAVWSQSRYNIEKIAKRLENCAGNFYINDKPTGAVVGQQPFGGARGSGTDDKAGSIFNMLRWTAIRTIKENFVPPVDYTYPNFQPDNE
- a CDS encoding septum formation initiator family protein produces the protein MNKEIFKSGIFKSIGNKFVIAFILFAVWIIFFDENSIVSHVKSKRQLNELKQQKEYYQERIASDRQKLQDLNKGKEELEKFAREQYQMSKPDEDVFIIVEEE
- a CDS encoding YqgE/AlgH family protein, coding for MNENLDIFRIKSNNVAPQKGRILIAEPFLAGNYFNRSVVFLVAYSKKGAVGFILNKKVDFPVQDAFPDFPDFNADVYLGGPVSTDSVYFIHKLGDKLPGSIHVLGDLYWGGDFEVLKRDIRSGKINTSDIRFFLGYSGWDGGQLEAELKEDSWLVTDVDQNEVMKDLSESSWFDFVKKAGNRYSVWENFPENPALN
- a CDS encoding aminotransferase class IV translates to MAYLLANSHILKETEVNLTPFLLNTPDVYKHNIWFGFGGIPLLDENIDILEIELKILGQDLPNLFKNRRELFRLLKRMLNKNRFFRTGLITFQFFIAEEKMEYLVTCKAFEDFDFQINAQGFLIDISEMKLLSHSQNNNSRFGKSTFWKQVGAEFMDNTNPAAVILNEKHVICEGIAANIFMVKENVLYTPSIKTGCYTDVIRAEIIRFANEINIKVVETDDLESKHLLQMDEIFFASEMKGIQWVLGFENRRYVHQYTDRIYAALNQFLKRKTENQK
- a CDS encoding rhomboid family intramembrane serine protease; this encodes MIVWFIIGVTAVISYIAFQNRELSAKLQFNAAQIIHRNEYYRLVSHAFVHANWSHLWVNMLVLYFFGRNTVVYFDHYFGNKATAYFLLLYFGGILASNIWSLIKHKNNYYYNAVGASGAVSAVLFATIFFQPWEPLYLFAVIPIPGILFAAGYLFYSYQMSKRQSDNVAHDAHFLGAVFGFIFPILLKPDLFTRFIDNLFSFL
- the holA gene encoding DNA polymerase III subunit delta; amino-acid sequence: MDYSDILQNLKKGIYHPIYLLQGEEAYFIDELSDYIEDNVLTDAEKGFNQTIFYGKDSDPVTIVEASFRFPMMASKQVIIVKEAQSLSKIDTLTSYAEKPLASTILVLAYKYKNLDSRTKLAKAIKKNGVLFTSKKLYENKIPGWIDGFLRTHNYTITPQAALLLTSYLGTDLSKIANELNKLVIAVKDTTKITPEHIEKNIGLSKEFNILELQNALGEKNVLKANRIINYFGSNPTLNPIQKTVAGLYFYFSKLFTYHFLKDKSERNVAAELRVHPFFVKEYVSAAKRYSPTKLYEIMGILREYDMKSKGFNVSTMVETGDLQKEMIYKILH
- a CDS encoding AMP nucleosidase; this translates as MKTKKEIVDNWLPRYTGKKLDEIGQYILLTNFQDYVDRFARKFEVPVEGTDKNMPNATAEGITMINFGMGSPNAATVMDLLSAIHPKAVLFLGKCGGLKKKNQLGDFILPIAAIRGDGTSADYLPPEVPALPAFNLQRAVSHILRNSEQDYWTGVVLTTNRRVWEFDNRFKKYLKKTRAMAIDMETATLFTVGFANQIPTGVLLLVSDQPMISTGVKTDKSDQYVSSSYVERHIQAGIDALLEIKNHGLSVKHLRF
- a CDS encoding type I restriction enzyme HsdR N-terminal domain-containing protein, which encodes MYKLNLPEYTFRTKTENGKTLIFDLIRKKFVVLTPEEWVRQNFIQYLIQERNYPQNLMAVEKQIKVNQQQRRFDLLVYQRNGNPHLIAEFKAPNVKITQNAFDQVVRYNMALRVERVVVSNGMQHFACEIDYEKNSYSFLKEIPTF
- a CDS encoding GNAT family N-acetyltransferase; the encoded protein is MKEKLSFGKIVLRPLEPEDIDLLYQWENNTEIWEVSNTKTPFSKHILAQYLLESAKDIYETKQLRLVIETIESKPVGAIDLFDFEPFHMRAGVGILIHKSDDRKKGYASDALEALSNYSFEFLGLRQLYANITSDNWGSIQLFEKAGFTRSGIKKDWIKTFSGWKDELFYQKFLG